A genomic stretch from Plasmodium brasilianum strain Bolivian I chromosome 9, whole genome shotgun sequence includes:
- a CDS encoding tRNA-splicing ligase RtcB, producing MERKWNNDVFGFIEKAKETNLYKVNKGLVPDMNVIGHMYLNDRLKLLIDDEIRTYQLNRSSTFLPAVIQIANVSTLPGIVKASIALPDVHAGYGFSIGNVAAFNMNNEKAIISPGGVGFDINCGVRLIRTNLFYDDIKDKQEELTQLLFNHIPVGVGSQGFILCNQENLDDALCLGMDWCIKEGYSWIEDKVNCEDNGRSLYADSNFVSIRAKKRGITQMGTLGAGNHYAEIQIVDEIYDKQSAKLMGIEKKNQVCVMIHSGSRGLGHQVATDALIEMEKSMKKYKLNVIDKQLACTPIHSKEGKNYLKAMGAACNFAWINRSSMTFLARQTFSKIFNQSPDDLDMHVIYDVSHNIAKIEEHYFDGKIQNLLVHRKGCTRAFPPFHPLVPLDYQYCGQPILIGGTMGTYSYVLTGTEKAMQATFGSTCHGAGRALSRNKSRNSLSYVDVLNKLKDEHISIRVASPKLIMEEAPESYKNVSDVVQTCHDAGISNKCFRLKPVAVIKG from the coding sequence ATGGAGCGGAAATGGAATAACGACGTATTTGGTTTCATCGAAAAGGCGAAGGAAACAAACCTGTACAAAGTTAATAAGGGGCTAGTTCCAGATATGAATGTCATAGGgcatatgtatttaaatgATAGATTAAAACTGTTGATAGATGATGAGATTAGAACTTATCAATTGAATAGAAGCTCTACCTTTCTACCAGCAGTTATTCAAATAGCTAATGTATCTACATTACCAGGAATAGTAAAAGCATCCATTGCTCTTCCCGATGTACATGCAGGTTATGGATTTTCCATCGGAAACGTTGCAGcatttaatatgaataatgaaaaagcaATAATATCTCCTGGAGGTGTTGGTTTCGATATAAATTGTGGGGTTCGCTTAATAAGaactaatttattttatgatgatataaaagataaacaAGAAGAATTAACACAGTTATTATTTAATCATATACCTGTAGGAGTTGGATCTCAaggatttattttatgtaatcaAGAAAATCTAGATGATGCTTTATGTTTAGGTATGGACTGGTGCATTAAAGAAGGCTATTCATGGATTGAAGATAAAGTAAATTGTGAAGATAATGGACGTAGTTTATATGCAGATAGTAATTTTGTATCTATACGAGCTAAAAAAAGAGGTATAACCCAAATGGGTACATTAGGAGCTGGTAATCATTATGCGGAGATACAAATTGTTGATGAAATTTATGATAAACAAAGTGCTAAATTAATGggaatagaaaaaaaaaatcaagtaTGTGTTATGATACATTCAGGAAGTCGAGGTCTGGGGCATCAAGTAGCTACAGATGCATTAATTGAAATGGAAAAgagtatgaaaaaatataaattaaatgtaattgATAAACAATTAGCATGTACACCAATACATtcaaaagaaggaaaaaattatttaaaagctATGGGAGCTGCTTGTAATTTTGCATGGATTAATAGATCATCTATGACTTTTTTAGCTAGACAAACcttttctaaaatttttaatcaATCTCCAGATGATCTAGATATGCATGTGATATACGATGTATCACATAATATAGCAAAAATTGAAGAACATTATTTTGATGGTAAGatacaaaatttattagtACATAGAAAAGGGTGCACCAGAGCTTTTCCTCCTTTTCATCCATTAGTCCCACTAGACTATCAATATTGTGGACAACCTATATTAATAGGTGGTACTATGGGTACATATTCTTATGTACTCACAGGTACTGAAAAAGCGATGCAAGCTACTTTTGGATCCACTTGTCATGGCGCTGGTAGAGCTTTAAGTAGAAACAAAAGCAGAAATTCTTTAAGTTATGTAGATGTTCTAAATAAACTAAAGGATGAACATATATCCATACGAGTTGCTTCCCCAAAATTAATTATGGAAGAAGCTCCTGAGtcttataaaaatgtatcgGATGTTGTTCAAACTTGTCATGATGCGGGTATATCGAACAAGTGCTTTCGACTTAAGCCGGTTGCTGTTATAAAGGGGTGA
- a CDS encoding conserved Apicomplexan protein gives MNWKKALSLAGGAAAVVALTYILMKDDENHDENDDENDERKRKDGKLNKDSNKIIKGDSMTRDDLLQLLNEMLKLQTDMKNIVKDLIVVAKKNNYDFMAVYEVAKTYNTIDPLGKYQIEMPEFDKVVESYHFDPVEYLSRNNFSTIILEVKEKVAKLMSSQENYYVNMSDTTLSVDKIIEIHHFMLNELYKIDPEFKKIPNKSELDPKLIALVIQSIVSAKVEEEFNLTSEDVEASIANQQYALTSNMEFARVNIQMQTIMNKFMGDHFKFMCDKEGAY, from the exons ATGAATTGGAAAAAGGCGTTAAGTTTAGCAG GTGGAGCAGCGGCAGTTGTTGCCTTAACGTATATTCTAATGAAGGACGATGAAAATCATGATGAGAATGATGATGAAAACGATGAAAGGAAGAGAAAGGACGGTAAACTAAATAAAGATTCAAATAAAATCATAAAAGGAGACTcg atgACAAGGGATGATTTGCTCCAACTTTTAAACGAAATGTTAAAATTACAAACTGATATGAAGAATATCGTTAAAGACTTAATTGTagttgcaaaaaaaaataattatga TTTTATGGCCGTTTATGAAGTGgcaaaaacatataatacaatagATCCACTGGGAAAGTATCAAATCGAAATGCCAGAATTTGACAAAGTTGTGGAAAGCTATCATTTTGATCCag TTGAGTATTTATCAAGAAACAATTTTTCAACCATTATTTTAGAAGTAAAAGAGAAAGTAGCAAAGCTTATGTCATCCCAAGAAAa TTATTATGTGAACATGAGTGACACAACATTGAGTgttgataaaataattgaaataCACCATTTTATGTTAAATGAATTGTATAAGATTGACccagaatttaaaaaaataccaaATAAAAGTGAACTAGATCCTAAACTAATAGCATTAG TTATTCAGTCAATAGTTAGTGCCAAAGTAGAGGAAGAATTTAATTTGACTTCAGAAGATGTGGAAGCGTCTATTGCAAATCAACAATATGCATTAACTTCA AATATGGAATTTGCAAGAGTTAATATACAGATGCAAACAATCATGAACAAATTTATGGG tgatcattttaaatttatgtgTGACAAAGAAGGAGCTTACTAA
- a CDS encoding RuvB-like helicase 2: MQINLENINTSGDTKKERVNIHSHIKGLGVNTNIYLHEEEINLSDTRYSIFFDNSCGLVGQYKAREASLFLVDLIKQKKLAGKCILLAGPSGSGKSALAIGISREINKKMPFVFLSGSEVYSNEIKKTEVILEAFRKSIHIKIKEEKLVYEGEVVDMLVEENECLYSLNRAKQINAIIITLKTVKGSKTLRLAPKIHEQIVREKIKIGDIIYIETNTGHVKRLGRCNVYSKEYDIEFDEYVSLPKGEVHKKKEVVQQISLHDIDLANANPTVGEDLASVLNSYLRPKKTEITEKLRVEINKTVNKFLEMGLAEIIPGVLYIDEAHMLDIECFSYLNRAIESPLAPIVIMATNRGICTVKGTDNIEPHGIPVDLLDRLIIVKTFPYTLKEIVQILALRAHSEKINISEQGMNYLAKIGIQSSLRFAMLLLEPSRIIASIEGKSIIDINHIEQADELFMDAKTSAHRVVEQANKFVN; encoded by the coding sequence ATGCAGATAAATTTAGAAAACATTAACACGTCAGGAGATACGAAAAAAGAGAGGGTTAACATACACAGTCATATTAAAGGACTGGGGGTGAACACAAATATTTACCTACatgaagaagaaataaatttaagtGATACAAGGTACTCCATCTTTTTTGATAACAGTTGTGGGTTAGTTGGTCAATATAAAGCTAGAGAAGCATCATTATTTCTGGTtgatttaataaaacaaaaaaagctAGCTGggaaatgtatattattagcAGGACCAAGTGGAAGTGGTAAAAGTGCATTAGCTATTGGAATAAGtagagaaataaataaaaaaatgccATTTGTATTTCTCTCAGGATCTGAAGTATATagtaatgaaataaaaaagacgGAAGTTATTTTAGAAGCCTTTCGAAAAagtatacacataaaaataaaagaagagaaGTTAGTATATGAAGGTGAAGTAGTAGATATGCTTGTAGAAGAAAATGAAtgtttatattcattaaatagggcaaaacaaattaatgctattattattaccttgAAAACTGTTAAGGGGTCAAAAACATTGAGATTAGCACCTAAAATACATGAGCAAATcgtaagagaaaaaataaaaataggtgatattatatatatagaaacaAATACAGGTCATGTAAAAAGATTAGGTAGGTGTAATGTATATTCAAAAGAATATGATATAGAATTTGATGAATATGTTTCTTTACCTAAAGGTGAAGtacataagaaaaaagaagttgTTCAACAAATATCTTTACATGATATAGATCTCGCTAATGCAAATCCCACTGTTGGTGAAGATTTAGCATCTGTTTTAAATTCATACTTAAGACctaaaaaaacagaaattaCAGAAAAGTTAAGAGtagaaattaataaaactgtaaacaaatttttagaAATGGGTTTAGCTGAAATTATCCCAGgagttttatatattgatgAAGCACATATGTTAGACATAGAATGTTTTTCTTACTTAAATAGAGCTATTGAATCGCCTTTAGCTCCTATAGTTATTATGGCTACTAATAGAGGAATTTGTACTGTTAAAGGTACAGATAATATAGAACCACATGGTATCCCAGTAGATTTGTTAGACAGACTAATAATTGTTAAAACTTTTCCATATACATTAAAAGAAATCGTACAAATATTAGCTTTACGTGCACATTCTgagaaaattaatattagtGAACAAGGCATGAATTACTTAGCGAAAATTGGAATTCAGTCTTCTCTACGTTTTGCCATGTTATTATTAGAACCGTCCAGAATTATTGCATCTATTGAAGGGAAAAGTATTATAGACATAAATCATATAGAGCAAGCGGATGAACTCTTTATGGATGCTAAAACGTCTGCGCATAGAGTCGTAGAGCAGGCAAACAAGTTTGTTAACTAG
- a CDS encoding ribosomal protein S15, which yields MKKIKSCSALTLFFHLQLLSIILFTNGFYIDDKINYCSKHKAPSIFPNKKILNRSIILKANNDHEKFTNKLPNTNNEHIDDNMQENFVGTGTKGRTEKMRSEIDEILKKGENITMERSFSFSKSNITIKPDLLKDLITQKYRKIFQRHEKDCGSSEIQIIILTFKIYFLTEHMKKNKKDFACLRGLFKCVSKRRRLLVYLGQKDREMFNKITDFFNIKKPLIPRTAEYYSKDLKYIHFNNTKRFKNNAEKKKKDKLKKKNVQTDKILFSM from the exons atgaaaaaaataaaatcatgCTCAGCActtactttatttttccatttacaACTACTGTCTATAATACTGTTTACTAATGGGTTTTATATAG atgataaaattaattactgTTCTAAGCATAAAGCACCAAGTATATTTCCCAACAAAAAAATCCTGAACAGGAGCATAATTCTAAAAGCTAATAATGACCATGAAAAGTTTACAAACAAATTGCCAAATACTAATAACGAACATATAGATGATAATATGCAAGAGAATTTTGTAGGAACAGGAACAAAAGGAAGAACTGAAAAAATGAGATCTGAAATagatgaaattttaaaaaagggcGAAAACATCACTATGGAGCGTTCGTTTTCCTTTAGCAAAAGCAACATAACGATTAAACCG GATCTCTTAAAGGATCTGATCACTCAAAAGTACAGAAAAATATTCCAAAGACACGAAAAGGATTGTGGAAGCAGtgaaatacaaataataattttaacttttaaaatttatttcttaacAGAACATATgaagaagaataaaaaa GATTTTGCATGCTTGAGGGGCTTATTCAAATGTGTTAGTAAGCGAAGAAGACTACTTGTTTACTTAGGGCAAAAGGATCGCGAAATGTTTAACAAGATTACagacttttttaatattaagaaaCCATTAATACCCAGAACGGCCGAGTATTATTCGAAGgacttaaaatatattcatttcaaCAATActaaaagatttaaaaataatgctgaaaagaagaaaaaagataaactcaaaaaaaaaaatgtgcaaaCTGATAAAATTCTCTTCAGCATGTAG
- a CDS encoding hypothetical protein (conserved Plasmodium protein) produces MGYLTTPNVKGAFSNSFIFLFYLLVLQYGIAMCNKRSRCTKTQQRSNTFNHIYSVISKDIKLKNKDEYTKRVSDGVKVYEQVKNKSKVYFLPLILKKNAKGETVLYPNEQQDGETEKKRKLERVSSGDKTDHHIGGSRGSKVSKGDKRNERNKETPFEYFENNLHYVKNSIEKLAYHIEQSDFTVVPINYNDILNNHLLDINSFGSFVNVLDFIFYIGKERSRNYSVVFLIYNYRNNEERSTSGDGNNDESTDEPRNSSKEKTEIVNVMKDFMKRHWKGHLKQKEILYYKKKKKNEKEKEEEKEEEKEEVNEIENENNQENEKQCRHLNKEQNMSIFCFFKNYKPSTLKNLSYDDYFLYNFFSNLKIEVLQEYLKLSSNIQINNIITDMNKMNVNETTDEIEKLLKRFMNIQLNKKVITNSKRIEEIKKKHQSYLLHIILSDILEKYEHNMDILKSYLYQVYKENIKKIKITPNLINDFKKEINYVDNLFEDYNDKMSFRSYFKMKNQIFEKRAYYIYFYNKTNFLQILNETASQIINYYITKGLYVRNYDFSSVLFAKRYSFFNYFVEYISSIFKNKINFTFNYLSPNAFGFSSYKDDISLSPKKDVMITSSEMDQVEKISIPSSSYSKILLSMETHKN; encoded by the exons ATGGGATACCTGACTACACCAAATGTAAAAGGAGCATTTtcaaattcttttatttttttattctatctACTCGTATTACAATATGGAATAGCAATGTGCAATAAGAGAAGTAGGTGTACAAAAACTCAACAGAGGTCTAACACGTTTAACCATATATATAGTGTAATAAGCAAagacataaaattaaaaaataaagacgAGTACACAAAAAGGGTGAGTGATGGAGTAAAAGTATATGAACAAGTTAAGAATAAATCGAAGGTGTACTTTTTACCccttattttgaaaaaaaacgCAAAGGGAGAAACTGTTTTATATCCAAATGAACAACAAGATGgtgaaacagaaaaaaaaaggaaacttGAGCGAGTCTCATCGGGTGATAAAACAGATCATCATATTGGAGGAAGCAGGGGAAGCAAAGTTAGCAAAGGAGACAAACGAAACGAACGAAACAAAGAAACTCCctttgaatattttgaaaataacttacattatgttaaaaatagtaTAGAAAAGCTTGCCTATCATATTGAGCAATCAGACTTCACTGTCGTCCCGATTAATTATAACGATATTTTGAACAACCATCTACTCGACATCAACTCGTTTGGTAGTTTTGTAAATGTTTTGGACTTCATATTCTACATAGGTAAGGAAAGAAGTCGTAACTACAGTGtagtatttttaatatacaacTATCGCAATAATGAGGAAAGAAGTACCAGTGGTGATGGAAACAATGATGAAAGCACTGATGAGCCCAGAAATTCGTCAAAAGAGAAGACAGAAATAGTTAATGTAATGAAAGACTTTATGAAAAGGCACTGGAA agGTCATCTTAAACAGAAAGAGATattatactataaaaaaaaaaaaaaaaacgagaAAGAGAAAGAGGAAGAGAAAGAGGAAGAGAAAGAGGAAGTAAATGAGATCGAGAACGAGAATAATcaggaaaatgaaaaacaatgTAGACACCTCAATAAGGAGCAAAATATGagcattttttgtttttttaaaaattacaaaccGAGTACACTAAAAAATTTGTCATATgatgattattttttatataattttttttcaaatttaaaaattgaagTGTTACAAGAGTATTTAAAGCTTAGTAGtaatattcaaataaacaatattatCACAGATATGAACAAGATGAATGTTAACGAAACAACAGacgaaattgaaaaattactAAAACGATTTATGAACATCCagctaaataaaaaagtcaTAACAAACTCTAAAAGaatagaagaaataaaaaaaaaacatcaaTCATATTtacttcatattattttatcagacatacttgaaaaatatgaacataacATGGACATCTTAAAAAGTTATCTTTACCAAGtatataaggaaaatataaaaaaaattaaaataactccaaatttaattaatgattttaaaaaagaaataaattatgtcGATAATTTATTTGAAGATTATAATGACAAAATGTCGTTTCGcagttattttaaaatgaaaaatcagatttttgaaaaaagagcatattacatttatttctataataAAACGAATTTTCTTCAAATATTAAACGAAACGGCTAGTCAAATTATTAACTACTATATAACCAAAGGATTATATGTTCGCAATTATGATTTCAGTTCAGTTCTGTTTGCAAAGAGATATTCCTTCTTCAACTACTTTGttgaatatatatcatccatcttcaaaaataaaataaatttcactTTTAATTACCTTTCTCCAAATGCATTCGGCTTTTCTTCATACAA gGACGATATATCCCTATCACCAAAAAAGGATGTTATGATCACCAGCAGTGAAATGGATCAAGTCGAAAAAAT AAGTATACCCAGTAGCTCCTACTCAAAAATTCTACTATCAATGGAAACGCACAAGAATTAA
- a CDS encoding 5'-3' exoribonuclease 1, with the protein MILLMCLSYFMNMIVEAYGNALKNHYYVKSYKCYRKKSKSNMINRHKTHKVYGIPRMYKWLTSYYPTVREELINNEIQKRVDVFYIDMNGVIHHCTHANKDTLPLYNEHKLFSNILQYLKNLFYLIKPKKLIYVGVDGVSPKAKMNQQRKRRFLSLFKINSNNTASTNNNLFNPNCITTGTDFMYKINLSLNKWFKILKKKSVFTFDVIFSGSDVPGEGEHKILKFIRENCRKDGNFKNYNHCIYGLDADLIMLSLVTHLNNIFILRDKFKMTNDSSGNLLESIEKGQMDFSISSIKVDKKEEIRTTGLETERGDALLDDCSQEEASAKVRGQEDASTKKCAKETASMKEHAQGAVSPNEHNSTFCKIYKYTTEYYTNHECLNSYDFEILDIYKLRTSIRTQIATYINKLKKEKNIVFSINRVVDDIVFLSFLVGNDFLPHIPNIDINEGSMNEILNSYIYYIYKYSNYITYKDKVHIERLKIILKILSAQEFEYFKKRGINENIAEFTDEHKYKNYYYFHKFGLDDSKHIQDIVKKYIEGLFWNLHYYHFGCASWEYPYHYAPLCSDLLSFEKSDFFFEKVKNVHIEQPQATYTHLISVLPQKDKNLLPDVYKNIYVEDEVKSFFPDSGNVGVHSAPALHKLQHDKQNNNRKK; encoded by the exons ATGATCCTTTTAATGTGTCTATCgtattttatgaatatgaTAGTAGAAGCATATGGCAATGCGTTGAAAAACCATTACTATGTTAAATCGTACAAGtgttatagaaaaaaaagcaagAGCAATATGATAAATAGACATAAAACGCATAAAGTGTATGGTATACCAAGAATGTACAAGTGGTTAACATCATATTATCCAACAGTAAGAGAGGaactaataaataatgaaatacaaaaaagggTTGATGTATTTTACATAGACATGAATGGTGTTATTCATCATTGTACCCATGCAAATAAGGATACGTTACcattatataatgaacataaattattttccaatattttgcaatatttaaaaaatttattttatttaatcaagccaaaaaaattaatatacgtTGGTGTTGATGGTGTATCACCCAAGGCAAAAATGAATCAACAGAGGAAACGACGatttttaagtttatttaaaattaatagtaataatactGCCTCGACTAACAATAATCTTTTTAATCCTAACTGTATAACTACGGGCACagattttatgtataaaattaatttatcattaaataaatggtttaaaattttaaagaaaaaaagcgTTTTTACTTTTGACGTTATATTTTCTGGTTCGGACGTTCCAGGGGAGGGCGAGCACAAAATTTTGAAGTTCATCCGGGAG AATTGTAGAAAGGATGGAAACTTCAAAAATTACAACCATTGCATCTACGGGTTGGATGCCGACCTAATTATGTTATCCCTAGTTACTCACCTGAATaacatattcattttaagagataaatttaaaatgacGAACGACTCGAGTGGAAACTTGCTAGAAAGTATTGAGAAAGGGCAAATGGATTTTAGTATTTCTTCCATTAAAGTGGATAAAAAGGAAGAGATACGAACCACCGGATTAGAGACTGAACGGGGGGATGCATTGCTGGACGACTGTTCACAGGAGGAAGCATCGGCAAAGGTGCGTGGACAAGAAGACGCATCaacaaaaaaatgtgcaAAGGAAACTGCTTCAATGAAGGAGCATGCACAGGGAGCAGTTTCACCGAACGAGCACAATAGCACATTTTgcaaaatttacaaatacaCAACAGAGTATTATACGAACCATGAATGTTTGAACAGCTATGATTTTGAAATactagatatatataaattaaggACATCTATAAGAACACAAATtgctacatatataaataaattaaaaaaagaaaagaacatTGTGTTTAGTATAAATAGAGTAGTAGAtgatattgtttttttatcgTTTCTAGTAGGGAATGATTTCCTACCACACATACCAAATATTGATATAAATGAAGGATCAATGAATGAAATTTTGAactcatatatttattatatttataaatattcaaattatattacatataaagaTAAAGTACATATAGAGAGgctaaaaattattttaaaaattttaagtgcTCAagaatttgaatattttaaaaaaagaggaataaatgaaaatattgcAGAATTTACAGACGAGcacaaatacaaaaattattattattttcataaatttggTTTGGATGATTCGAAACATATACAAGATATtgttaagaaatatattgaGGGATTATTCTGGAACTTGCATTACTATCACTTCGGGTGTGCCAGCTG GGAATACCCATATCACTATGCACCACTATGTAGTGACTTACTAAGTTTTGAAAAATCGGATTTCTTCTttgaaaaggtaaaaaatgtCCATATTGAACAACCCCAAGCGA CCTACACACATTTAATCAGCGTCCTTCCACAGAAGGATAAAAATCTGCTACCCGATGTGTACAA aaatatttatgttgAGGATGAAGTGAAATCGTTCTTTCCAGACAGC GGAAACGTGGGAGTACATAGTGCACCTGCCCTTCATAAACTGCAACatgataaacaaaataataacagaaaaaagtaa
- a CDS encoding hypothetical protein (conserved Plasmodium protein), producing MKRTIKNLCKYFCRKCNNFIFYNEACELIYAKVYPQYSRIYYDKNAFDKHSGNSNVSGIGSTSDQGLIKSYDNLYRQIYRSGLCGVNKQRNDLLNKDNIQNILLYLNKGGIKCTKCRTVNMWYMKNV from the coding sequence ATGAAAAGGACGATCAAGAATTTGTGTAAATACTTTTGTAggaaatgtaataattttattttttacaatgaAGCATGTGAACTGATATATGCAAAGGTATACCCACAGTACTCCAGGATCTACTACGACAAAAATGCGTTCGACAAGCACAGCGGTAATAGCAATGTTAGCGGCATTGGCAGTACTAGCGACCAGGGACTTATAAAATCTTATGATAACCTATACAGACAAATTTACAGGAGTGGGCTATGTGGGGTTAACAAACAAAGAAATGATTTATTGAACAAAgataatattcaaaatattctaTTATACCTTAATAAGGGAGGTATTAAGTGTACGAAATGTAGAACAGTTAATATGTGGTATATGAAGAATGTATAA